AAGAACACTTGGAGTGGGTCTGCCACCTGCTATTTCATTTTCCTTGCccagaaagaagatgatgaagatactggatttatatcccgccctccacttcaaatttcagagtctcagagcggctcacaatctcctttaccttcctcccccacagcagacaccctgtgaggtgggtggggctggagagggctctcacagcagctgccctttcaaggacaacctctgccagagctatggctggcccaaggctatgctagcaggtgcaagtggtagagtggggaatcaaacccagttctcccagataagagtccgcagacttaaccactacaccaaactggctcaggtagATCAAAGACAGGTTCACAACAGGCCACATCATTTTTCtgtaatgatttttttaaaaaagatagtgGGTGGATAACTACTCATTCAAGTTGCTGAGAGAAGATAACCTGAGTCAGTGATTTATGATGGCCACCAAGGGCTCATCCATTGCTGTCCCCTCTTAATGTTGTATGGTTGGTTCCACGGCACTGTTAATAACAAACGATTACCATGTTTTCCCCTCAACCTTTTGAGGGACATGTGTATTCTATTTGGTATTACAGAGATGTTGGATTAGCTCCTTTTTTCTATTTTTCACTGGAGCCTCCCGTTGCCCTTGCTAGAAGATTGAAGCAGTCCTGCTCAGTGCTGCTGTCTACTCAAATCTACCTGGCAGTCCACACAGGAGGCTTTAAGGCctgaatcatcatcatcatcatctctcacCTTCTTTAAGAGTATTTTATATCCTGCATGATGAGTTCTGGAAGTCTTGAAAGCCTCTCACTGTTTTGTATTGGTTCTCATAAGATCTTCATTAtggattttggggttttttggattCTTGCTTTGGTAAAGTCTCTCTAAACACATTTTACTTTTAAGCAGGTGTTGTTGTTTTCAATGGAATAGCATTCTCTTGTGTTGCTTAGATAGCTTTCACCACTGACATGGAAAAGAGCTGCAGTGATGAGTTTGTAATGCAAATGAGCTTTCTGGCAAAGATGAGTTCTATCCTTCTACTTGCATTAAAAACCCAGTTGAAGAAATAATGGCTTTAAACCTCAAATGTGAAAATCCTCTTAAAGTTGCTCCTGCCCAACTGGGACTGTAATAAAAGTATCAACCTGCATTGGCCAGAAGGATTTATTCAGGGACTTTTCTACAAAGTTATGCAGTCTAGTAGATCTGGTATTGCACTATAAATGGATAATTTCAGCTGTAACTTGTCTGCCTTGGTGATCTTATTTGGgtggatattttaaaaataaaatgtcagAGAGAGATGGTGTGTGTGCGGAAAATAACAAATTTCTGACCAGTATTTTGCATTGCACGGAGATTCATTCTGAGATTAAATCTGTTATTAGCCTCCCTGTCACTCCCCACATGTCTAAATCACTTACAAAATGGTAATAGTTTGGAATTGTGTCTCAAAAGTGTATGAGAGTGTCCCAAAGGTATGACAGTTCTTAACCAAGCAGTTCTCCAAGAGTTCATGTATGGAGCTCCCAGTGCATTTTAAAATCCTATTACCTGGTGCTTATGGCCCCAGTGCAACTGCATGCAAATTTTCCCACTGGGGCAATAACAGCTCCTGGGGACTTTCTTAGGTAGGAAAAATGGCATGGGTGGGCCAAGAAGGCAAGGTCATGCCTGGTAACTCTTGGGAGCTTCATCTGTgctgtgacgtcacttcctgggaaaatctggaagtgacattcGGTAGctgtaggaattgctggaaactctatggtaaaataatAGTTTCTGGTGCTTATTGGAACTACCCAGTGTTCTGCAtttctctggaagtgatgtcactgcaaaGATGCTACCAACTTTTTAATTTTTGCTCCTGTTGCTTCTTGAGTGGTAGTAGGGAGGGCTGGTGGGGGCCCACCATAGcaggggacctggcagccctaggataGGTTGGATGAGAGCATCCCCCTAGGTTAGACCATGAATGTTAGCAGGAGGTCATCACACAAAAGAAACTGTCTGAACTTTTAATCTGGTCTGTTGCAGGAAATTCTACGTCTTGATGTCGGTGCTGCTTTGCCTCCTGGTTTCTGGGCTTGtggtcttcttcctctttccacaTTCGGTCGTTGTGAAGGACAATGGCATCAAAGTGGTTAGGGTGCGGTTTGACCGAAAGAATTCCCTCGTTATCCTCACCATCATGGTAACTCACAATTATATGTATACTGAATTTTGTCTTCTCCAATTAGCTGTAGAAGCTTCTCCGTTCCTgtagctgtttttcttttcttttctttttctttttcctctgtgtgtgtgcacctgaaagtTATGGCAGCCTCTTGTGACTGACCcccactgggggcctggaagGTATTCAAAGAGGAGGCTGAATAAAGAGGagtctggtattccaaggagtcttctgtccaagtacttaccagagtcaaccctgcttagcatctgagatctgacgagattggggctgcctgggctatctaggtcagggtggCTGTTTTTCTTTTCTAACAGGCAACCCTTCGAATCAGAAACTCCAATTTCTACTCAGTGGCAGTAACCAGCTTGACCAGTCAGGTGCAATACATGAATTCTGTGGTTGGGACACACCAGATGAACAATGTTACCAGGATCCAGCCGCTGAGTGACAAGCTGGTACAACTGTTGTTTTTTTACTACTTGGAGCTGGTATCTTGCTAGGGTGGGAGGTTGGGATGTCATCTGGTTTGCCAGAAGTATGCTTATGCTTTGTCTgcaatttttttctttccccaGGTGAATTTCACAGTAAAGTCCAAAATGGGTGGACCTTCTTTTTATGCATAGTAAGAAATCATTGACACTTAAGTTTGCATGAATTAGAGCTGAGCTCTACAACCTTTGCCCAAGAAAGCTGCTATCTCCTCCTGCTAGGAAGACATCCAGGGCTGAAACCAGTGGTGGTGCAGTGAGGACAGCGCCCCCTTTCAAATTTGCAGCACCTCCACCCTAGTCTTTCCCCAGTTGTCCCTTTACCAATCAGTTTAAAACTGCACCGGCACTGTGCCAGCTGGAACCTTCTTTCCTTCAGTTATTTGGCTGGGAGGGAGTCTaggtagtgttgccagcctccaggtggggcctggagatctcccacttttacacttgatctccagctggcagagatcagcttccctggagaaaatggctgctttgaagggtggactctatgggcattgtaccatgcagaggcccctcccctccccaaaccccaccctctcccagctccaccccccaagtctccaggtattttccaacacagatctggcaaccataaGTCTGAGGTGCATGCTGCTGCCTTCtgcttcctctctcctcctccccagatAAGTACCTGGACTTGCAGGGCTCCCTGGAGGCCTGGCGTCTTGCTGCCCACTGCCCTGCCTCACACAAGCCCTGGACTTCCCTTTCCTCCTTGCACAGGCAAGCTCAGTGACACTGACAAGCATTTCTGTTTACCCCTTCGGGGCTGAGTGGGGGCTGCGCCCTGGGATGCTCTTCTTCCCTAGCCCACTCTAATTGCCTGCAGTCATAGCCTCCCACAGGAGGGGGGAAGGTGGGCAGAGGAACCAATGCAGTTtcttttgcttttgatttttgcaGCTGCTTCTAGGGGTGTTTGGAAGTGAGGGGTGGAAAGAGGCAGCTTTGCAAACTCCACATCTGTGTGCGTGGCTTCTCAGTGTTTTGTAAGGAGCTTTGGCAAAGCGCTTCGTAGGTTTTCATTCTCAGTAATGTAATTTAAATTAAATCTAATTTTGATTTATTCATTAATTGTTATTAAATTAGTGCCCCCCTCCCGAGAAAAAAATCCTGCTTACAGCCCTGCAGACATAATTTCCCTTAGGTAGAGTTTCACCTTTAAGTCCGCTGGAGAACAACAGCAGGCAGGACCTCTTGATATACAATGGCAAATGTACAGCAAGTTGCAACTGGCTTACAGTGACCACAGCATGGGCTTTTGCAGGCACATGAGAGAAGCAGAGGTATGGTGTTGGCCTTACctacctctgcagagtcttccttggtggtctctcatccaattactgtccctgcttagcttttgagttcCAAGGAGACTGGGCTGCACCATCTTGTGCCCTCTCAAGGCCATGAAAAGAATACACGTAATTAGTACCTTTGCTCTCTAAACTTCTAGCAGAGAGGCCTGGCCTGCAACATTGCCTtttacaaagcaaaataaaaatatcTTGATTTGAGTGCCAAAGCATAATTTTTCTGGCCCTGGCACAAATTTGTAGCATATATATCATAAGTAAACCTGCTTCTGAAATGGACCAGTTTTGCTTCTTGCCAACCAATGTATTGACCCTGATTAAATGCTCCTCTTTGGCCCTTCTGCTGTTTTAATTCTTGTCATTTCTCTCTTCTCCTTTTGTTCCCTCCCTGCCACTTGAGAAGACTAGTATGGGCAtaaggggaaggaagaaaagcagaCAAGGGAGCTTGGGCCTGCACCAATCCCCTGATTGGTTTCCCAAGGTCTCTGCTGATTTTGAGGGACATTGACCTTTTCTGTGGCAAGGGCTGATCCAGGACCTAAAATTGGTTCAGTATAGAGCAGGAGACTCACTGAGCTGATAACCCCCGAGCCAAACACAATCTATACCAGCCATCTGCAGAGGTCCATGAGGGCACCATATTCTTCTTACCTTTTGGCTGCCAGCTTGTGACCCCAAAACTGGGAGCTGTTGAGCATCTGAGAGGCAATTATACATGGATGAACTCCATTTAGTGCGGCCCAAGTTGGACAGGCCTTTAGGGATTTGGATGATTTCTGTGTGTTGCACAGCAATCACAACCAGCCCATATTCTGGGACTGATTGTCTAAAAATGGTGAGTTCTGCCTGTTTATATTTGTGAGAATTGGCTTTAATGGTTTAGCACACAAAATTTTGTTGCTAGATTTCCTTATTGAAAAGCTTTGAAGCCCCAGAGCAACAAAGATCTATGACCTTCAGctgtgagacccagtttggtgtagtggttaagagtggcaggctctaatctgggagaactgggcttgattccccactcctctgcataaggacagctgtgtgaccttgggtcagtcccagctcTCTTAGAGCTGTCCTCTGAAGACCAGTtgctgtcagaactctctcaactccacttatgtcacaggatgtctgttgtggggagaggaagggaaggagagtgtaagctgctctgagactcctttgggtaatgaagggtggtgtataaaaccaactcttctctgaaaaacaaagcaaaaccatCCATATCGGGGCCATATTTTACAAGATGGCTACCTGTTGGGATTCCATTGAGCATCTAACCTTTCACACGTTTGTCTACCAAAGATGTTTTAACAGTTCTTGACCATTTCTCTCTCTGCCTTGGTGTCTTCTAGCTTCTTTTGCACGTTATCCAGAATCAGAGTGCACAACATTGTGATTTTCATGAGGTGGGTATTTTGTATGTACAGCTGGGCCTTAAACAGACTGGAGGACAACGTATTTCAATGCTGGTTTGAATCTCCAACTAGACACTGATGGGTGGTCTAGTGTAAGGgggtggggctaagaaagctTTGTGACCGCTGACGGGCTATCAGGTTATGTAGGTGTTGAAAGTCATAATCCATGgctatgattttaaaaaaaatgttcccaGGAAATCCACATTCTGTACCATGGAAAAACTGTGCTAagtgcagtcagggcttttttggggcaagaacacacaggaacgtagttctggctgacttggcatcagtgctgtggcctaatatgcaagtgagttcctgctgggctttttctgcaaaaaaagccctgagtatagttTGTGCAGATCTTAAATTTGGGCTCATGACTTCTGGTTTTTCCAGTCATGGGATGGGCAATGGTAGAGAAGAAACTGCACTCCATCAACTTTATTCATCAAGCTTTATTCAGCTGCCCCTCTAGCTTCTGAAAGCTCACTTACATTCAAGCATCCCTTCAGAACAGCCAGAACCTGGCTTTGTTGCAGCCTAAAAAGCTGAGTTTCTGAAGGAAGCTGCTTTTGTACTTCCGTGGAATTGGCACTCGTGCACAGCCCTGAGCAGAGTCCATTGATGCCTCATTCCTTTGTAGAATAATGATTTATCTTTTaactcccctctcccccataCACTGGGAAGCAGGGCACTGCATCATCTAGCAAAAAAGACATTCTGACTTCCCTACCCCCTAGCATGCAGAGGGGCTCCGTGCTAGGGCTGGAATGCCTTTTTTGCTAGACGATGCAGTGCCCTGCTTCCCAGTATAGATGTGCGTGTATCTAAACTACCAATTTTTTGTGCATGGGTAGATTGTCACAGATGTCCCTTTTTGTGGGGCTGGACAGACCAGGATCTAGGAAGCCGCCAAACTATCCAGTTACCTCAGTGGCCAGCCTTTAGACCACCAGAAAAGAGGCAGAATCCATTAACAGGGTTGCCCTCCTATAGATTAAAAAATATGTGAAACACTGCATTCTTTTTGCGGTGTTTATTATAAAACATATATATGAAGTCAGTAACAAGTTTTAAGGAACCAGGATAGAAAATACAGCAGATTCTTTGGCATCATTTCAGgctcttgcttgcagggctgtgCCCAGGCCTTGATCCACCACTCTACTAAGTGTTTGCTTCTTGAGGTGTTTCCATGGGCCTTGAGTTCCGATCtccttgggtgttttcgcacttaccttttactggcgcgacgaccctcctcacgccggcggatctgcagtgatttcgcactagaagcgccggcgcagcccattgcgccggctacttccgtcgctaagccagcgcaaacggaaaccgccaagaagctggaaaacgtttgcgctggcttagcgacggaagtagccggcgcaatgggctgcgccggcgcttctagtgcgaaatcactgcagatccgccggcgtgaggagggtcgtcgcgccagtaaaacgtaagtgcgaaaacaccccttgTGAACGGCTCTTTGAGCCTCGAGCAGCCGCCTCATTTCCATTGCCCATCCCTGCTGCAAAGCTCCGTGTTGCAATGCAAACAAGGATCTGGCTGTGTCCACAGATCAGCCGCCTGTGCTTTTGAATTCAAGCCTCTTAGCACTTAAATTGGAGACAGGTTAGCTATGCACAAAACCTAATTTTGGGTGATACCACACCGCCTTTCATTGTAAGTCTATTGAAATAATACTTCCATTCTTCTGCTGAGGCATTTGTTGAAGAAGAAC
This region of Heteronotia binoei isolate CCM8104 ecotype False Entrance Well chromosome 13, APGP_CSIRO_Hbin_v1, whole genome shotgun sequence genomic DNA includes:
- the TMEM106C gene encoding transmembrane protein 106C, whose protein sequence is MGSWQSLRSSSPSPKWPAEEEDDFLNGRDREEDIAKFPYVEFTGRDSITCPSCQGSGYIPTEQVNELVALIPYHDQRLKPRRTKFYVLMSVLLCLLVSGLVVFFLFPHSVVVKDNGIKVVRVRFDRKNSLVILTIMATLRIRNSNFYSVAVTSLTSQVQYMNSVVGTHQMNNVTRIQPLSDKLVNFTVKSKMGGPSFYAYFFCTLSRIRVHNIVIFMRTSVKISYLGQVTQSSLETYHYIDCGANFTTASGPEPPPATPEDVPPKKE